The Gemella haemolysans genome includes a region encoding these proteins:
- the gnd gene encoding decarboxylating NADP(+)-dependent phosphogluconate dehydrogenase encodes MKQNIGVIGLSVMGSNLALNIADNGFKVAVFNRTTSVVDKMLEEHPHKNVTGRYSLQELIDGLEKPRKIVLMVKAGFAVDSLIEQLTPLLDKGDIIIDGGNSFFKDTQRRYDLLLEKGINYFGVGVSGGEEGARFGPALMPGGDEKAYEEIRPILEAIAAKVNDVPCCSYTSTGGAGHYVKMVHNGIEYGDMQLISEAYKVLKHLGGFSNEELQKTFEEWNKGELESYLIEITANIFKVKEEDGSYLVDKILDKSQQKGTGKWTNEQAIDLGIDVSVITAALNGRYMSNLKEERVRAEKEFARKPYAVVEDKERLKNIVKDALFISKIVSYAQGFKLLQAAEKEYNWTFDYSQIAKIFRGGCIIQAKILQNIIEAYQNNPKLENLIFDPFFKEVIETRQDSLREVAALAISNRLPLSAMTSAVSYLDIYTTADSGANLIQAQRDYFGAHTFERTDKEGNYHYDWVGNNEK; translated from the coding sequence ATGAAACAAAATATCGGAGTTATCGGTTTATCAGTAATGGGAAGTAATCTTGCATTAAATATTGCAGATAATGGTTTTAAAGTTGCAGTATTTAATAGAACAACATCTGTTGTAGATAAAATGCTAGAAGAGCACCCACACAAAAATGTAACAGGGAGATATTCATTACAAGAATTAATCGATGGATTAGAAAAACCAAGAAAAATTGTTTTAATGGTTAAAGCAGGATTTGCTGTAGATAGCCTAATTGAACAATTAACACCACTTCTTGATAAAGGAGATATCATTATTGATGGAGGAAATTCATTCTTCAAAGATACTCAAAGAAGATATGATCTATTATTAGAAAAAGGAATTAACTACTTCGGAGTTGGTGTATCTGGAGGAGAAGAAGGTGCTAGATTCGGTCCTGCTTTAATGCCTGGTGGTGATGAAAAAGCTTACGAAGAAATTCGTCCAATTTTAGAAGCTATTGCAGCTAAAGTTAACGATGTACCATGTTGTAGTTATACTTCAACTGGTGGAGCAGGTCACTATGTGAAAATGGTTCACAATGGTATCGAATATGGAGATATGCAACTAATTTCAGAAGCTTACAAAGTTCTTAAACACCTAGGTGGTTTCTCAAATGAAGAATTACAAAAAACATTTGAAGAATGGAATAAAGGTGAATTAGAATCATATCTAATTGAAATCACAGCAAATATCTTCAAAGTAAAAGAAGAAGATGGAAGCTACTTAGTAGATAAAATCTTAGATAAATCTCAACAAAAAGGTACTGGGAAGTGGACTAACGAACAAGCTATTGATTTAGGAATTGATGTATCAGTTATTACAGCTGCGCTAAATGGAAGATATATGTCAAATCTTAAAGAAGAACGTGTTCGTGCTGAAAAAGAATTTGCTCGTAAACCTTATGCAGTAGTTGAAGATAAAGAAAGATTAAAAAATATTGTAAAAGATGCTTTATTTATTTCAAAAATTGTATCTTATGCACAAGGATTCAAATTATTACAAGCTGCTGAGAAAGAATATAACTGGACATTTGATTATTCACAAATTGCTAAGATTTTCCGTGGTGGATGTATTATTCAAGCGAAAATTTTACAAAATATTATTGAAGCATACCAAAATAATCCAAAATTAGAAAACCTAATCTTTGATCCATTCTTTAAAGAAGTTATTGAAACAAGACAAGATAGCTTACGTGAAGTTGCTGCTTTAGCGATTTCTAATAGATTACCACTAAGTGCTATGACTTCTGCAGTTTCTTACTTAGATATCTACACTACAGCAGATAGTGGTGCTAACTTAATTCAAGCACAACGTGACTATTTTGGAGCACATACTTTCGAAAGAACAGATAAAGAAGGAAATTATCACTATGACTGGGTTGGAAACAATGAAAAATAA
- the zwf gene encoding glucose-6-phosphate dehydrogenase, producing MTGLETMKNKTAITLFGGTGDLTYRKLLPALYNLTVLGKLADDFKIVVIGRRAYTQSEYIDIARTWVKEYARTKFDDEQFDAYAERIIYFKMDMTNEDDYEMLQAFYAEQDIQNHVYYFAVAPSFFITITNGLKKYCSENNAKVIIEKPFGEDLEKAGILNDELAKFFNQDEIYHIDHYLGKEMIQNILSLRFENIIFKGIWNKDFIENVQITAAETVGVGTRASYYDKSGALKDMVQNHLLQVLSLVAMEEPKEEGSRSIHESQYNLLSALKPIEDVHESLVMAQYEGYLQEQNIPADSKTETYAALKLFVDNERWEGVPFFIRTGKKLEKRETQVVVQFKSVGTSPGNVLIIKIQPEEGVYFQFNAKKPGTEQELQPISLDFCQSCILENIVNTPEAYERLLDACFREDRALFSQWNQIVESWTFVNKLIAKYEEQGSPLYTYEQGSKGPKEADNLVDWVK from the coding sequence ATGACTGGGTTGGAAACAATGAAAAATAAAACAGCAATAACACTTTTTGGAGGGACAGGAGATCTTACATATAGAAAATTGTTACCTGCGTTATACAATTTAACAGTTTTAGGAAAATTAGCCGATGATTTTAAAATTGTTGTAATTGGTCGTAGAGCTTATACACAGTCAGAATATATAGATATTGCTCGTACGTGGGTAAAAGAGTATGCGCGTACTAAATTCGACGATGAACAATTCGACGCTTATGCTGAAAGAATTATCTATTTTAAAATGGATATGACAAATGAAGATGACTATGAGATGTTACAAGCATTTTATGCTGAACAAGATATACAAAATCATGTATACTACTTTGCAGTAGCTCCATCATTCTTCATAACTATTACAAATGGTCTTAAAAAATATTGCTCAGAAAATAATGCGAAAGTTATTATTGAAAAACCATTTGGAGAAGATTTAGAAAAAGCTGGAATATTAAATGATGAGCTTGCTAAATTCTTTAATCAAGATGAAATTTATCATATTGACCATTATCTAGGTAAAGAGATGATTCAAAACATCCTATCTCTACGTTTTGAAAATATCATCTTTAAGGGTATTTGGAATAAAGATTTTATCGAAAATGTTCAAATTACTGCTGCAGAAACTGTAGGTGTTGGAACTAGGGCTAGTTACTATGATAAGAGTGGTGCTTTAAAAGATATGGTTCAAAATCACCTATTACAGGTTCTATCATTAGTAGCTATGGAAGAACCAAAAGAAGAGGGAAGTCGTAGTATTCACGAGAGTCAATATAATCTTCTTTCTGCACTAAAACCGATTGAAGATGTTCATGAAAGTTTAGTTATGGCACAATATGAAGGATATCTTCAAGAACAAAATATTCCTGCAGATTCTAAGACGGAAACGTATGCTGCACTTAAATTATTTGTAGATAATGAACGTTGGGAGGGTGTACCATTCTTTATAAGAACTGGTAAAAAACTTGAAAAACGAGAAACTCAAGTAGTGGTACAGTTTAAGTCTGTTGGAACTTCACCTGGTAATGTATTAATAATAAAAATTCAACCTGAAGAAGGTGTGTATTTCCAATTTAATGCTAAAAAACCAGGTACAGAGCAAGAATTACAACCAATTTCACTTGATTTCTGCCAAAGTTGTATACTAGAAAATATAGTAAATACACCTGAAGCTTATGAAAGATTATTAGATGCTTGTTTTAGAGAGGATAGAGCATTATTCTCTCAATGGAATCAAATAGTTGAATCTTGGACATTTGTTAATAAACTTATAGCTAAGTATGAAGAACAAGGTTCTCCATTATACACATATGAACAAGGTTCAAAAGGTCCAAAAGAGGCTGATAATTTAGTGGATTGGGTTAAATAA
- a CDS encoding beta-class carbonic anhydrase, producing MRLLDSMLEYNEYFVKFEEYEKYKTEDKYPAKRVVMFTCMDTRLVELATKSLNLSSGDVKVVKNAGAILTHPFGSIMRSLIIAVYMLKADEIIVMGHHDCGMQNIDTNLIMEKMRDRGVGKETIDILQYSGLDLNTWLHGFDDVEESVGHDVNMIMNHPLIPKDVPVHGLVINPSNGKVDLVVNGYENLRK from the coding sequence ATGAGACTGTTAGATTCAATGTTAGAATACAATGAGTATTTTGTTAAATTCGAAGAGTATGAAAAATATAAGACAGAAGATAAATATCCAGCTAAGAGAGTAGTAATGTTTACGTGTATGGATACAAGGTTAGTTGAACTTGCAACAAAGTCTTTGAATCTATCTTCAGGAGACGTTAAAGTTGTAAAAAATGCAGGTGCTATATTAACTCATCCTTTTGGATCGATTATGAGAAGTTTGATAATAGCAGTGTATATGTTAAAAGCAGATGAGATTATAGTTATGGGACATCACGACTGTGGTATGCAAAATATTGATACTAATCTAATTATGGAAAAAATGCGAGATAGAGGTGTTGGAAAAGAAACTATTGATATTCTTCAATACTCTGGACTTGATTTAAATACTTGGCTACATGGTTTTGACGATGTTGAAGAAAGTGTTGGGCATGATGTTAATATGATTATGAATCATCCATTAATACCAAAAGACGTCCCTGTACATGGTTTAGTAATAAATCCAAGTAACGGGAAAGTTGATTTAGTTGTTAATGGTTATGAAAATCTAAGAAAATAG
- a CDS encoding asparaginase has product MKKILILNTGGTISMSEDQTTGKVSPTDKNPIGVGGSMFSYIGDLVVEDLYHLASPQITEHEMLGIKNRILEAVTQGYDGVVVTHGTDTLEETAYYLELTLDVNIPVVVTGAMRSSNEIGADGLANLRSSLVVAVSDESCDKGVLVVMNDEVHTATYVTKTHTTNVATFQTPTFGPIGLVSKNSVIYFQKLINEEHYDVNFFGKKVYLLKAYAGMGDELINAVANLGADGLVIEALGAGNLPPRTVPAIRECIKKKIPVVFVSRAFNGVTQDVYDYEGGGKRFQQGGVIFTTGLSGQKARIKLLVLLEAGVDFDNLKNYF; this is encoded by the coding sequence TTGAAGAAAATATTAATCTTGAATACAGGTGGAACAATCTCTATGAGTGAAGATCAAACAACGGGTAAAGTTTCGCCGACTGATAAGAATCCAATTGGTGTTGGAGGAAGTATGTTTTCTTATATTGGAGATTTAGTAGTTGAAGATTTATATCATCTTGCTTCTCCTCAGATAACAGAACATGAAATGTTAGGTATAAAGAATAGGATACTAGAAGCGGTAACACAAGGATATGATGGCGTAGTAGTTACACATGGGACTGATACGCTTGAAGAAACTGCGTATTATTTAGAATTGACATTAGATGTGAATATTCCAGTAGTGGTAACAGGAGCGATGCGTTCTAGTAATGAAATAGGAGCGGATGGACTTGCTAATCTAAGAAGTTCTTTAGTAGTTGCTGTTAGTGATGAAAGTTGTGATAAAGGTGTATTAGTAGTTATGAATGATGAGGTGCATACAGCTACCTATGTTACTAAAACACATACTACAAATGTAGCGACTTTCCAAACACCAACTTTTGGACCTATAGGATTAGTATCTAAAAATAGTGTAATTTATTTCCAAAAATTAATAAATGAAGAACATTACGATGTAAATTTTTTTGGTAAGAAAGTTTACTTATTAAAGGCGTATGCTGGTATGGGAGATGAGCTTATTAATGCAGTCGCAAATCTTGGAGCAGATGGATTGGTGATCGAAGCTCTAGGTGCTGGTAATTTACCTCCAAGAACTGTTCCGGCGATAAGAGAATGTATTAAGAAGAAAATACCTGTAGTATTTGTTTCCCGTGCATTTAATGGTGTTACTCAAGATGTATATGATTACGAAGGTGGCGGTAAGAGATTCCAACAAGGTGGAGTTATTTTTACAACAGGACTTAGTGGACAGAAAGCTAGAATTAAGTTATTAGTTTTATTAGAAGCAGGAGTTGATTTTGATAATTTAAAAAATTATTTTTAG
- a CDS encoding sugar-binding transcriptional regulator gives MQSRLVPDMFMKFSNRYELLIAIKVNQPVGRKTLLNFINMTERQLRTECEVLSKLGLITKKATGMNLTEKGEELLLEIKESVINDAFAKERSFIKNYFSIKQVHIVAGDFINNEATREEMTNLLLDKVNAKITKECVIGVSGGSTMYYIAGRANETFGYGKDVTITPIRGGLSVVNTEYQANDIASKMAKNSGHNYQLLHAPDNIGQKALEELVKEPVIKNALDVISKTSIIIHSIGKAFEMANRRKSSKDILKVLEEKNAVCESFGSYFDENGSEIFKTSTIGMSFKDVDGIDNVFTIVGGEEKADAVFSYLNTRPANATLIIDEAICKKIIKKVNKNF, from the coding sequence ATGCAAAGTAGACTTGTACCTGATATGTTTATGAAGTTTAGTAATAGGTATGAATTGCTTATTGCAATAAAAGTTAATCAACCAGTAGGTCGAAAAACATTATTAAACTTTATAAATATGACGGAAAGACAATTACGTACGGAATGTGAAGTTTTATCCAAGTTAGGGTTAATAACAAAAAAAGCTACGGGAATGAATCTTACAGAAAAAGGAGAAGAGCTTTTATTGGAGATAAAAGAATCAGTTATTAATGATGCTTTTGCCAAAGAGAGAAGTTTTATAAAAAATTATTTTTCAATAAAACAAGTTCACATTGTAGCGGGTGACTTTATTAATAATGAAGCCACTAGAGAAGAAATGACTAACTTACTCTTGGATAAGGTTAATGCTAAGATAACTAAAGAATGCGTAATTGGAGTCAGCGGTGGTAGTACGATGTATTACATAGCCGGCAGAGCTAATGAAACATTTGGTTATGGAAAAGATGTTACTATAACGCCTATCAGAGGGGGATTATCTGTAGTAAATACAGAATATCAAGCCAATGATATAGCCTCTAAGATGGCAAAAAATTCTGGACATAATTATCAATTATTACATGCACCAGATAATATAGGACAAAAAGCATTAGAAGAACTTGTAAAAGAACCAGTCATAAAAAATGCTCTAGATGTTATAAGTAAAACATCGATAATTATCCATAGTATAGGGAAAGCTTTTGAAATGGCGAATAGAAGAAAATCTTCTAAAGATATTTTGAAAGTATTGGAAGAAAAAAATGCTGTTTGTGAATCATTTGGAAGTTATTTCGATGAGAACGGCAGTGAAATATTTAAAACCTCTACTATAGGTATGAGTTTTAAAGATGTTGATGGCATTGATAATGTCTTTACGATAGTTGGTGGAGAAGAAAAAGCTGATGCAGTATTTAGTTACTTAAATACTAGACCAGCAAATGCGACACTAATTATTGATGAGGCTATTTGCAAAAAAATAATAAAAAAAGTTAATAAAAATTTTTAG
- the gap gene encoding type I glyceraldehyde-3-phosphate dehydrogenase has translation MTVKVAINGFGRIGRLALRRIQNVEGIEVVAINDLTPVNQLVHLLKYDTTQGRFDGEVSAAEGSLVVNGKEIKAFANPNPTELPWGELGIDVVLECTGFFTSKEKAEAHVQAGAKKVVISAPGGNDVKTIVYNVNHETLDGTETVISGASCTTNCLAPMAKALHDNFTVVEGLMTTIHGYTGDQNTLDAPHRGGDLRRARAAAENIVPNTTGAAKAIGLVIPELNGKLDGAAQRVPVPTGSLTELVAVVEKTVTAEEVNAAMEAAANESFGYNVDPIVSSDIVGISYGSLFDATQTKVLTVGDKQLVKVVSWYDNEMSYTSQLVRTLKYFAGLIK, from the coding sequence ATGACAGTAAAAGTAGCAATTAACGGATTTGGACGTATCGGACGTCTTGCATTAAGAAGAATCCAAAACGTAGAAGGAATTGAAGTAGTAGCGATTAACGACTTAACACCAGTTAATCAACTAGTACACTTATTAAAATATGACACAACTCAAGGTCGTTTTGATGGAGAAGTATCAGCAGCTGAAGGAAGCTTAGTAGTAAACGGAAAAGAAATCAAAGCATTCGCTAACCCTAACCCAACTGAATTACCATGGGGAGAATTAGGAATCGATGTAGTATTAGAATGTACTGGATTCTTTACTTCTAAAGAAAAAGCAGAAGCTCACGTTCAAGCAGGAGCTAAAAAAGTTGTTATCTCAGCTCCAGGTGGAAACGACGTTAAAACTATCGTTTACAACGTAAACCACGAAACTCTAGACGGAACAGAAACAGTTATCTCAGGTGCTTCTTGTACAACTAACTGTTTAGCTCCAATGGCTAAAGCTTTACACGATAACTTCACAGTAGTTGAAGGATTAATGACTACAATCCACGGATACACTGGAGACCAAAACACACTTGACGCTCCTCACCGTGGTGGAGACTTACGTCGTGCTCGTGCAGCTGCTGAAAACATCGTACCTAACACAACTGGTGCTGCTAAAGCAATCGGATTAGTAATCCCAGAATTAAACGGAAAATTAGATGGAGCTGCTCAACGTGTACCAGTACCAACAGGTTCATTAACTGAATTAGTAGCTGTAGTAGAAAAAACTGTAACAGCTGAAGAAGTTAACGCTGCTATGGAAGCTGCTGCTAACGAATCATTCGGATATAACGTTGATCCAATCGTGTCTTCTGATATCGTAGGTATCTCTTACGGATCATTATTTGATGCAACTCAAACAAAAGTATTAACAGTTGGAGACAAACAATTAGTTAAAGTTGTTTCTTGGTATGACAACGAAATGTCTTACACTTCTCAATTAGTAAGAACATTAAAATACTTTGCAGGATTAATTAAATAA
- a CDS encoding phosphoglycerate kinase — protein MKKSIKDLGNLQGKTVLMRVDFNVPLKDGEITNDNRITAALPTIEYALNQGAKVVAFSHLGRVKEEADKASKSLAPVAVRLSELLGKEVKFVAETRGAELEEAVKGLKDGEILMFENTRFEDVEGKKESKNDPELAKYWASLGDVFVNDAFGTAHRAHASNVGIASNIGEGNSASGFLVDKEIKFIGGAVDNPERPLVAILGGAKVSDKIAVIENLLEKADKVIIGGGMAYTFMKAQGKEIGISLCENDKVEYARELMEKAGEKLVLPIDTVVAKEFSNDAPSRVAQGDIQPDEEGLDIGPKSVELFKSTLEGAKTVIWNGPMGVFEMPNFAKGTIGVCEAIANLEGATTIIGGGDSATAAISLGYAEKFSHISTGGGASLEYLEGKVLPGIDSLSNK, from the coding sequence ATGAAGAAATCTATCAAAGACTTAGGTAACTTACAAGGGAAAACTGTCTTAATGCGTGTTGATTTCAACGTGCCTTTAAAAGATGGTGAAATTACAAACGATAATCGTATTACTGCAGCATTACCAACTATTGAGTATGCTTTAAATCAAGGTGCTAAAGTAGTTGCTTTCTCACACTTAGGCCGTGTTAAAGAAGAAGCTGATAAAGCATCTAAAAGCTTAGCTCCAGTAGCTGTTAGATTATCAGAATTATTAGGTAAAGAAGTAAAATTCGTAGCTGAAACTCGTGGAGCTGAATTAGAAGAAGCAGTTAAAGGATTAAAAGATGGAGAAATCTTAATGTTTGAAAACACTCGTTTCGAAGATGTTGAAGGCAAAAAAGAATCTAAAAATGATCCAGAACTTGCTAAATACTGGGCTTCTCTAGGAGATGTATTCGTAAATGATGCATTCGGTACAGCTCACCGTGCTCACGCTTCAAACGTAGGTATTGCATCTAACATTGGTGAAGGAAACTCTGCTTCAGGATTCTTAGTTGATAAAGAAATCAAATTTATCGGAGGAGCAGTTGATAATCCAGAAAGACCTCTTGTTGCAATCTTAGGTGGAGCAAAAGTTTCTGATAAAATTGCAGTTATTGAAAACTTATTAGAAAAAGCTGATAAAGTAATTATTGGTGGAGGTATGGCTTATACTTTCATGAAAGCACAAGGTAAAGAAATCGGAATTTCACTTTGTGAAAATGATAAAGTTGAATATGCTCGTGAATTAATGGAGAAAGCTGGAGAAAAATTAGTATTACCAATCGATACAGTAGTAGCTAAAGAATTCTCTAACGATGCACCAAGTCGTGTAGCACAAGGTGATATCCAACCTGATGAAGAAGGATTAGATATCGGACCGAAATCTGTTGAATTATTCAAGAGCACTCTTGAAGGTGCAAAAACAGTAATTTGGAATGGACCTATGGGTGTATTTGAAATGCCTAACTTTGCCAAAGGTACAATTGGTGTTTGTGAAGCTATCGCAAACTTAGAAGGTGCTACTACTATTATCGGTGGTGGAGATAGTGCTACAGCAGCAATTTCTTTAGGATATGCTGAGAAATTCTCACACATCTCAACAGGTGGTGGAGCTTCTCTAGAATATCTAGAAGGAAAAGTATTACCAGGAATTGATTCATTATCTAATAAATAA
- the tpiA gene encoding triose-phosphate isomerase, with translation MSRLPFIAGNWKMNKNPQEAKAFVEALAGKLPSSDKVEAGIAAPSVDLSAVLSAAEGTGLKVAAQNCYFENSGAYTGETSPKVLSEMGVNYVVIGHSERRDYFHETDEDINKKAKAIFANGLLPIICCGESLETYEAGKAAEFVGAQVKGALADLTAEQVASSVIAYEPIWAIGTGKSATKEDAQKMCKAVRDVVEGLYGKEVSEKVRIQYGGSVKPENVKEYLSCPDVDGALVGGASLEAESFLALLEGGKLA, from the coding sequence ATGTCAAGATTACCATTTATCGCAGGAAACTGGAAAATGAACAAAAACCCACAAGAAGCTAAAGCGTTTGTTGAAGCTCTTGCTGGAAAATTACCATCATCAGATAAAGTAGAAGCAGGAATTGCAGCTCCATCTGTAGATTTAAGTGCAGTACTTAGTGCGGCAGAAGGAACTGGATTAAAAGTTGCAGCTCAAAACTGTTACTTTGAAAATTCAGGAGCTTACACAGGTGAAACTTCACCTAAAGTATTATCTGAAATGGGAGTAAACTATGTAGTAATCGGTCACTCTGAACGTCGTGATTACTTCCACGAAACAGATGAAGATATTAACAAAAAAGCAAAAGCTATCTTTGCTAATGGATTATTACCAATCATCTGTTGTGGAGAAAGTCTTGAAACATACGAAGCAGGAAAAGCAGCTGAGTTTGTAGGAGCTCAAGTAAAAGGTGCTTTAGCTGATTTAACAGCTGAACAAGTAGCTTCATCAGTAATTGCTTATGAACCAATCTGGGCTATCGGAACTGGTAAATCAGCTACAAAAGAAGATGCACAAAAAATGTGTAAAGCAGTTCGTGATGTAGTTGAAGGATTATACGGTAAAGAAGTTTCTGAAAAAGTTCGTATTCAATACGGTGGATCAGTTAAACCTGAAAACGTTAAAGAATACCTATCATGCCCAGATGTTGATGGTGCATTAGTAGGTGGAGCATCTCTAGAAGCTGAATCATTCTTAGCACTTCTAGAAGGTGGAAAATTAGCTTAA
- the eno gene encoding phosphopyruvate hydratase, giving the protein MLAKTFDIIAEVYAREVLDSRGNPTVEVEVTTESGAFGRALVPSGASTGQYEAVELRDGDKGRYLGKGVTKAVTNVNEEIAPLLEGKFDVFDQVGIDYAMIELDGTENKGRLGANAILGVSLAVAHAAADSLGVPLYRYLGGTNSKELPTPMMNIVNGGSHSDAPIAFQEFMILPVGAPTFKEALRWGAEVFHNLAKLLHNRGLSTAVGDEGGFAPTFEGTEDAVETILAAIKAAGLEPGKDVFLGFDCASSEFYENGVYNYAKFEGEGGAVRTSVQQVDYLEELVNKYPIITIEDGMDENDWEGWKLLTDRIGNRVQLVGDDLFVTNTKKLSQGIEQGVGNSILIKVNQIGTLTETLNAIEMAKRARYTAVISHRSGETEDSTISDIAVATNAGQIKTGSLSRTDRIAKYNQLLRIEDELDATAVYPGVQAFYNIKR; this is encoded by the coding sequence ATGTTAGCAAAAACATTTGATATTATCGCAGAAGTATATGCAAGAGAAGTTTTAGATTCACGTGGTAACCCAACTGTAGAAGTTGAAGTAACAACTGAATCAGGAGCATTTGGACGTGCATTAGTACCATCAGGAGCTTCAACTGGACAATACGAAGCAGTTGAATTACGTGATGGAGACAAAGGACGTTACCTAGGTAAAGGTGTAACTAAAGCTGTAACTAACGTTAATGAAGAAATCGCACCTTTATTAGAAGGTAAATTCGACGTATTTGATCAAGTAGGAATTGACTACGCTATGATCGAATTAGATGGAACTGAAAACAAAGGACGTCTAGGAGCTAACGCTATCTTAGGTGTATCTTTAGCAGTAGCTCACGCTGCAGCTGATTCTTTAGGAGTACCTCTATACAGATACTTAGGAGGAACTAACTCTAAAGAATTACCAACTCCAATGATGAACATCGTAAACGGTGGATCTCACTCAGATGCTCCAATCGCATTCCAAGAGTTCATGATTTTACCTGTAGGTGCTCCTACATTCAAAGAAGCTTTACGTTGGGGAGCTGAAGTATTCCACAACTTAGCTAAATTATTACACAACCGTGGTTTATCAACTGCAGTAGGTGACGAAGGTGGATTCGCTCCAACATTCGAAGGAACTGAAGATGCTGTTGAAACTATTTTAGCTGCAATTAAAGCTGCTGGATTAGAACCAGGTAAAGATGTATTCTTAGGATTTGACTGTGCGTCTTCTGAATTCTACGAAAACGGAGTATACAACTACGCTAAATTCGAAGGTGAAGGTGGAGCAGTTCGTACTTCAGTACAACAAGTTGATTACTTAGAAGAATTAGTAAACAAATACCCAATCATCACTATCGAAGATGGTATGGATGAAAACGACTGGGAAGGATGGAAATTACTTACAGACCGTATCGGTAACCGTGTGCAATTAGTAGGGGACGATTTATTCGTAACTAACACTAAAAAATTATCACAAGGTATCGAACAAGGTGTTGGTAACTCAATCCTAATCAAAGTTAACCAAATCGGTACTTTAACTGAAACTCTAAACGCTATTGAAATGGCTAAACGTGCTCGTTACACAGCTGTAATTTCTCACCGTTCTGGAGAAACTGAAGACTCTACAATCTCAGATATCGCAGTTGCAACTAACGCAGGACAAATCAAAACAGGTTCTCTTAGCCGTACAGACCGTATTGCTAAATACAACCAATTATTACGTATTGAAGATGAATTAGATGCTACAGCTGTATACCCAGGTGTTCAAGCATTCTACAACATCAAACGCTAA